The following proteins are encoded in a genomic region of Thiomicrospira sp. R3:
- a CDS encoding chemotaxis protein CheA, with translation MDMMETFRQTYLEESFEGLQIMEAGLLELPPGNPDSEKINEIFRAAHSIKGGSGTFGFSEIAGFTHVLETLLDEMRDFKRDVTQESIDVMLGAVDVLRDMLTKLQNHESIDEERASVVQGQLEDILGGKTTSAFSNQPAVSGNEPAPTGWVVKLLPEKNLLQTGNEPLRIFRELNTLGQLDVEADLQNLPNLAEFNPEELFISWTLTLRGMEVELDDVKEVFEWIDGDGAEIKIEPLTSVAENESLHNDTPLGQPRSVAATSSVAQDVTSETTNKSAKVELQKKAPQQDGSIRVNLSKIDQLVNLVGELVITQSMLSQFGEQAEQSPDSSEWVDKLKEGLTHLERHTRELQESVMNIRMLPVSFAFNRMPRIVHDVSQRLGKNIDLIMEGEGTELDKTMLEQLTDPLVHIVRNSIDHGIETPDERLKLGKPAKGRVKMAAFHQGGNILIQITDDGAGINLDKLKQKAIDKGIVDLDTNLSQDELVDLIFHPGFSTADVVSDVSGRGVGMDVVRRNIRGLGGSVEVQTERGKGSIFTIRLPLTLAILDGQLAAVGSQTYVFPLVSIVESIQVDKSLVKGIAGQAELYKLRDQYIPVVRLHKRFGVSDAKTDLSDGLLVVVEEGGRRSGVFVDDLLGQQQVVIKSLETNFMKISGVAGATILGDGKVALIIDIAEALTSHKLSAVEKKQPHLVSAA, from the coding sequence TCATGTGCTTGAAACGCTGCTCGATGAAATGCGTGATTTCAAGCGTGATGTTACCCAAGAGTCGATTGATGTAATGCTTGGCGCAGTAGATGTATTGCGTGACATGTTGACCAAATTGCAAAACCATGAATCCATTGATGAAGAGCGTGCCTCGGTAGTTCAAGGCCAGCTTGAAGATATTTTGGGTGGAAAAACAACTTCAGCGTTTAGCAATCAACCAGCCGTTTCTGGTAACGAACCTGCTCCAACTGGATGGGTGGTTAAGCTTTTACCTGAGAAAAATCTTCTTCAAACAGGTAATGAACCACTTCGAATTTTTAGAGAGCTGAATACGCTGGGTCAATTAGATGTTGAAGCGGACCTTCAAAACCTGCCAAATTTAGCTGAGTTTAATCCTGAAGAACTTTTTATAAGTTGGACCTTAACCCTAAGGGGTATGGAAGTTGAGCTGGATGACGTTAAAGAAGTATTTGAGTGGATAGACGGTGATGGTGCAGAAATTAAGATTGAACCTCTAACGAGTGTGGCTGAAAACGAATCTTTACATAATGATACGCCGCTTGGACAGCCTAGGTCTGTGGCTGCTACAAGCTCGGTAGCACAAGACGTAACCTCTGAAACAACAAACAAATCAGCTAAGGTCGAACTTCAGAAAAAAGCACCCCAGCAAGACGGTTCTATTCGCGTTAACTTGAGTAAAATTGACCAGCTTGTAAACCTTGTGGGTGAGCTTGTGATAACACAATCAATGTTAAGTCAATTTGGTGAGCAAGCTGAGCAAAGCCCTGATAGCTCAGAATGGGTTGATAAGTTAAAAGAAGGTTTAACTCATCTTGAACGTCATACACGTGAACTTCAAGAAAGTGTAATGAATATTCGAATGCTGCCGGTAAGTTTTGCCTTTAATAGAATGCCACGCATCGTTCATGATGTAAGTCAAAGGCTAGGTAAAAATATTGACTTAATCATGGAAGGCGAAGGGACTGAGCTTGATAAAACCATGCTCGAACAACTAACTGACCCGCTTGTACATATTGTACGAAACTCCATTGACCATGGCATTGAGACTCCTGATGAAAGGCTTAAGCTTGGTAAGCCTGCAAAAGGTAGGGTTAAAATGGCGGCCTTCCATCAGGGTGGGAATATTTTGATCCAAATCACCGATGATGGTGCAGGTATTAACCTAGATAAATTAAAGCAAAAAGCGATTGATAAAGGTATTGTTGATCTAGATACCAATTTATCACAAGATGAATTGGTTGACCTTATTTTTCATCCCGGTTTCTCAACGGCAGATGTGGTCAGTGATGTGTCTGGACGTGGTGTAGGTATGGACGTTGTGCGCAGAAATATCCGCGGGCTTGGTGGTAGTGTTGAGGTTCAAACTGAGCGTGGCAAGGGGAGTATTTTTACGATACGCCTACCTTTAACCTTGGCTATTTTAGATGGGCAACTTGCTGCTGTGGGCAGTCAAACCTATGTTTTCCCCTTGGTTTCAATTGTTGAGTCTATTCAGGTTGATAAGTCATTGGTCAAAGGAATCGCAGGTCAGGCTGAACTTTATAAACTTAGAGATCAGTATATTCCGGTTGTGCGTTTACACAAGCGTTTTGGAGTAAGTGATGCAAAAACCGACCTTTCGGATGGTTTGCTAGTCGTTGTTGAAGAGGGTGGGCGTCGCTCAGGTGTTTTTGTTGATGATTTATTGGGTCAGCAGCAAGTTGTAATTAAAAGTTTAGAAACAAACTTTATGAAGATTTCAGGTGTTGCGGGTGCAACTATTTTGGGTGACGGTAAGGTTGCACTTATTATAGATATTGCTGAAGCTTTAACATCACACAAACTATCAGCGGTAGAGAAAAAACAGCCGCATCTTGTCTCAGCCGCATAA